Proteins from one Nicotiana tabacum cultivar K326 chromosome 23, ASM71507v2, whole genome shotgun sequence genomic window:
- the LOC107787411 gene encoding alcohol dehydrogenase-like 4, with protein MAANGISHVNGSLGKVITCRAAVAYGPGQPLVVEQVQVDPPQKMEVRIKILFTSICHTDLSAWKGENEAQRAYPRILGHEASGVVESVGEGVTDMKAGDRVVPIFNGECGDCVYCNSSKKNNLCGKFRVNPFKSVMANDGKCRFRNKNGNPIYHFLNTSTFSEYTVVDSACVVKIDPDAPLDKMTLLSCGVSTGLGAAWNTADVQTGETVAVFGLGAVGLAVVEGARTRGASKIIGVDINPEKRIKGQAIGITDFINPKEIDISVHEKIREMTEGGVHYSFECAGNLDVLRDAFLSTHDGWGMTIVLGIHPTPRLLPLHPMELFDGRRIVASVFGDFKGKSQLPLFAKQCMAGVVKLDEFITHELPFEKINEGFQLLVDGKCLRCLLHL; from the exons ATGGCTGCCAATGGCATTTCCCATGTAAATGGTTCGCTTGGAAAGGTTATCACTTGCAGAG CTGCTGTGGCCTATGGTCCAGGGCAGCCCTTGGTCGTAGAACAAGTGCAGGTGGATCCGCCTCAGAAAATGGAGGTCCGAATTAAGATCCTCTTTACTTCCATCTGTCATACAGATCTCAGTGCTTGGAAAGGCGAG AACGAAGCTCAACGAGCTTACCCTCGAATTCTGGGACATGAAGCCTCAGG AGTGGTGGAGAGCGTGGGAGAAGGGGTGACAGATATGAAAGCAGGAGACCGCGTAGTACCAATATTCAATGGAGAATGTGGAGACTGCGTTTACTGCAACTCTTCAAAGAAAAACAACTTGTGTGGCAAATTCCGGGTGAATCCGTTCAAAAGCGTGATGGCCAACGACGGCAAGTGCAGGTTCAGGAATAAGAATGGCAATCCCATCTATCACTTCCTCAACACTTCCACATTTAGCGAGTACACTGTTGTCGACTCTGCTTGCGTAGTCAAGATTGACCCCGATGCCCCACTTGACAAGATGACCTTGCTTAGCTGTGGCGTTTCCACCG GTTTAGGAGCTGCGTGGAACACGGCTGACGTTCAAACAGGGGAAACGGTGGCAGTGTTTGGATTAGGAGCTGTCGGTTTGGCT GTTGTGGAAGGGGCACGAACCAGAGGTGCATCGAAAATCATAGGAGTGGATATTAATCCTGAAAAACGTATCAAAG GTCAAGCAATTGGAATTACCGACTTCATAAACCCCAAAGAAATAGATATATCCGTGCATGAG AAAATAAGGGAAATGACAGAAGGAGGGGTACATTATAGCTTTGAGTGTGCTGGAAATTTAGATGTTCTCCGCGATGCATTTTTGTCCACACATGAT GGATGGGGAATGACAATAGTTCTAGGAATCCATCCGACACCAAGATTGCTGCCACTCCATCCTATGGAACTGTTCGATGGCCGTAGGATTGTGGCTTCTGTTTTTGGTGACTTCAAAGGGAAGTCCCAACTTCCTCTTTTTGCCAAACAGTGCATGGCTGGG GTGGTGAAATTGGACGAGTTTATTACTCACGAACTGCCCTTTGAGAAGATCAACGAAGGTTTTCAATTGCTTGTGGACGGAAAATGCTTAAGATGCCTTCTTCATCTTTGA